The stretch of DNA AACCCTGAGGTCAGGGCGTGTCCGCGAAGCGGACCTGCGCAAGGGTTGCCGACCGAAGAGATGCTGCCCTTTGGAAACCTGGGGCGACCTTCGTTCACCTTTGAAAAATAATTATATTGTAGAGGAATTGTCGTCCTTTCAAAGCACAGGGTGATCCGCCGGTCACCTGTGAAAAAAATGGAATAAAGGAAGGGCTTGCACTCTTTTTGATCCCTTCCAAAAAAAATCAGTGTCCCTGGGTTCCCGGAACAGCGAACTTCTTCTCCAGCATTCCCGCCCCTACTGTAGTTATGGTTACAAGTATGAGGTATATTGCGCCGACGAAGATGAAAGTCTCGGTATATGTAAAATATTTGGTTGCGATCAGTTTTCCTGCTCCTGTCAGTTCAACCAGTGTCAGCATGAACGCAAGAGAGGAGTACTTGATCAGGTAGATAAACTCGTTTGAAAGCCCCGGGATAGCTCTTCTAAGTGCCTGGGGAAGCACAATATAGAATATCGACTGGTACTTCGTCATCCCGAGTGAGCGTGCCGCGATTATCTGTCCTTCCTTGACTGATTTGATTGCCCCCCTGATATATTCAGAATTATAGGCAGCATTGCACATGATGAAGCCTATAACCGAGGCTTCGAATGCGGTGAAAGTAATTCCTATAGAGGGAAGGGTGAAATAGAGGATGAATAGGAGAAGAAGAAGCGGACAACCCTTGACAAACATCGCAAATGCTTTGCACAGAAATGATGTGCATCTCCCGCCGTATGTCCTGCCGATTGCGACACCAATCCCTGCAAGGAGGCCGAAAGGAGCAGAGACTACTATTAGCTGGACAGTGACAACAAGCCCTGTCAGAAGTGCCGGAAGCAGTATCTCTGTGATAAATGTCAGGTTCTCCATGATTATTTCAGTCCGCTTTCATTCCTAAACCGCCGATGA from Methanolacinia petrolearia DSM 11571 encodes:
- a CDS encoding amino acid ABC transporter permease, with the protein product MENLTFITEILLPALLTGLVVTVQLIVVSAPFGLLAGIGVAIGRTYGGRCTSFLCKAFAMFVKGCPLLLLLFILYFTLPSIGITFTAFEASVIGFIMCNAAYNSEYIRGAIKSVKEGQIIAARSLGMTKYQSIFYIVLPQALRRAIPGLSNEFIYLIKYSSLAFMLTLVELTGAGKLIATKYFTYTETFIFVGAIYLILVTITTVGAGMLEKKFAVPGTQGH